From Stenotrophomonas sp. SAU14A_NAIMI4_8:
AGGCCTGGCAGGTGGATCACGATCTGGATGGCGGGCCCGGCAAGCCGGTGAAGAAGCCGTCGGTGACCGATTTCCAGCGCCTGGCCATCGGCGAACTCTGCGTGCCGGTGGGCGAATTCGCCAGTTCGCGCTATGCGCTGCTGCGCTGCCAGCCGCTGACCGGTCGCTTCCGGCAGATCCGCCGGCACCTGAAGCACCTGTCGCACCACCTGATTGGCGATACCAGCCACGGTGACGGCCGCCACAACCGCAATTTCCGCATGCAGGGCGTGCACCGCATGCTGCTGCACGCCGAGCGCCTGCGTTTCCCGCACCCCGATGGCGGCATGCTGGATGTGCGTGCGCCGGTGGATGCCGGTTTCCAGAAGGCGCTGGACCTGTTCGGCTGGCAGGTGGACTGAAGGTAGCGCCGGGCCATGCCCGGCGTGGTGCCCCGGGGTCAGAGCCCTTTCCCGTTGGGAAAGGGATCCGACCCCGATGGGGTTACTTCTTTTCCGGCTCGTTCACGATCGCTTCCAGGTCCTTCTGCAGATCGGTGATCAGCGGCTGCATGCGCGTCTGGATGGCCACCATCACGTTCTGCATCAGTGCCGGGGTCTTGTCCAGCAGGCTCTGGCCGGCCGGGCTCTCGTAGAACTCGGCCATGGCCAGCACGTCTTCCTTGCTGAAGGTCTTCTTGTAGAGATCGACATACATCGGCCGCAGCTGCTGCCACGACAGCGCCTGGCGCAGGGTCTGGTTGGTGCGCGCCTGGATGCGCTGCAGCTGTTCCTGCTGCTGGGCGGTCAGTTGGCGCTGCGCGGTGGCCTGCTGGAACTGCTGCTGCTGCATCGCTTCGATCTGCGGCAGCGCCGCGTCGAGCATGGTCTGCGCGCGCGATGCGGCCAGCAGGCGGTTGATGTCGCTGTCGGTCGGCGGCGCGGCCCAGACCGGGCTGCTGCACGCGGCCAGGGCCAGCAGCAGGGCAACGCGGCGCAGGCGCGCGGGCAGGGCGGGAACAAGGCGGGTCATGCGAAGCTTCCTGCGGTACATGGAAGGCCCAGCATAACTGCTGCGCAGGCGAAGGCGACGTGTTCGGTACCTGATCGGCGGCATACGGCGCGCGATGGCGGCCACGGCGGCGCCGGTGCCGCTACAATGCGCGCATGGGCAGTGGACCGGTCACCATCAGCGCGCAGCTTGAAATCCCCGACGGCGAGATCGTCGAGCGGTTCGTGCGTGCCAGCGGTGCCGGTGGGCAGAACGTCAACAAGGTGTCCACCGCGGTGGAACTGCGTTTCGATGTGGCCGGCTCGCCCTCGTTGCCCGAGCCGCTGCGCGAGCGCCTGCTGGCGCGCCGCGACCGGCGCATGACCGGCGAAGGCGTGCTTGTCATCGATGCGCAACGGTTCCGCACCCAGGATCGCAATCGCGAGGATGCGCGCGAGCGGCTGGCGGCCTTCATCCAGGCTGGGCTGAACGTGCCCAAGCCGCGCAAGGCCACCAAGCCGTCCCTGGGCTCGAAACTGCGTCGTCTGGACGCCAAACGCGGGCGCGCGCAGATCAAGCGCGGGCGCTCATCACGTGACTGGGAGTGATTGCTTGAACAACCCGACGCCGTTGCTGCCGGCCGTGCCGCCGAACATGCCGCAGGTCAAACCCAACGCCTTCCTGCGCTGGCTGGCGCGCTGCACCCTGCGCCTGGGCGGCTGGAAGGTGACCGGCACGCTGCCGGACATTCCGCGCCTGGTCTTCATCATCGCCCCGCATTCGTCCAACTGGGACGGGCTGTGGGGCATGGCGGCCAAGATCGCGCTGGGCATGAAGGTGAAGGTGCTGGGCAAGGCCTCGCTGTTCTGGTGGCCGCTGGGCCCGCTGCTGCACCGGCTGGGGGTGATCCCGCTGGACCGCAGTGCGCCGCAGGGCACGGTCGGCCAGGCCGTGGACCTGCTGCGCAACAACGAAAAAATGTGGTTCGCCATCACCCCCGAAGGCACCCGCAAGGCGGTGAAGGACTGGAAGGCCGGTTTCCTGAAGATCGCGCGGATGGCCGACGTGCCGGTCCTGGCGGCGTACTTCCATTACCCGGAAAAGACCATCGGCATCGGCCCGCTGTTCACCCCCACCGGCGATGATGCGGCCGACATGGCGGCCATCCGTGAGTTCTACCGCCCGTGGATGGGCAAGACCCGCGGCACGGTCTGAAACGCCCCGCAGCGGCCGCATACACGCCACGTCCGGCACATGCCGGGCGGCCGCGACAGGAGTAGGGTGGAGGGCTGTCATTCCCTACCGCCCGCCCAAGGAGCGTTCTACATGTCGCGTACCGTAGCCCTGGCCGCCGCCATCAGCCTGGCGCTGGCGGCCTGTTCCGGCAAGGAGTCCACCCCCGTGTCCGAAGCCCAGCAGACCCCGGCCCAGCAGCCGGCCGATGCCTCCACCAACCCGCTGCTGAGCGCCAGTACGCTGCCGTTCCAGGCGCCGCAGTTCGACAAGATCAAGGACAGCGACTACCTGCCGGCCTTCGAAGAAGGCATGCGCCAGCACCTGGCCGACGTGCGCAAGATCGCCGACAACCCCGAGCCGGCCACCTTCGACAACACCCTGGTGGCGATGGAGCGCAGCGGTGAAACCCTCACCCGCGTGTCGCGCATCTTCTTCGGCCTGGTCCAGGCCGATGGCACCGAAGCGCGCCAGAAGATCCAGGAAGAGATCGCACCGAAGCTGGCCGCGCACCAGGACGAGATCAACCTCGATCCGAAGCTGTTCGCGCGCGTGAAGTCGCTGTACGACCAGCGCGACACGCTGGAACTGGACCCGGTGCAGAAGCGTCTGGTCGAGCATTACTACGACGGTCTGGTGCGCGCTGGCGCCCAGCTGTCCGACGCCGACAAGGCCAGCCTGCGCAAGCTGAACGTGGAAGAGACCACGCTGTCCACCCAGTTCCACACCCGCCTGGTCGCGGCCACCGCCGCCGCCGCCGTCGTGGTGGATGACAAGGCCAAGCTGGCCGGTCTGGACGAGAACGCGATCAACACCGCGGCCAACGACGCCAGCGCCCGCAAGCTGGACGGCAAGTTCCTGCTGCCGCTGCAGAACACCACGCAGCAGCCGGTGCTGGGTTCGCTGAGCGATCGCGACCAGCGCGCCGCCGTGCTGAAGGCTTCGGAAACCCGCGCCGAGCGCGGCGACGCCAACGACACCCGGCAGACCGTGCAGCGCCTGGCCCAGCTGCGTGCGCAGAAGGCCAAGCTGCTGGGCTTTGACACCTACGCCGATTACAACCTGGGCGACCAGATGGCCAAGACCCCGGCCGCTGCGCTGAAGCTGCTGACCGACACCGTGCCGGCGGCCACCGCCAAGGCGCGCGAGGAAGCGGCCGACATCCAGAAGGTGATCGACGCGCAGAACGGCGGCTTCAAGCTGGCCGCTTCGGACTGGGACTTCTACGCCGAACAGGTGCGCAAGGCCAAGTACGATCTGGACGAATCGCAGATCAAGCCGTACTTCGAACTGGACAACGTGCTGCAGAACGGCGTCTTCTACGCCGCCACCCAGCTGTACGGCATCACCTTCAAGCCGCGCACCGACATTCCGACCTACAACCCGGACATGAAGGTGTACGAAGTGTTCGACAAGGACGGCACGTCGCTGGCCCTGTTCTACACCGACTACTTCAAGCGTGACACCAAGTCCGGCGGCGCCTGGATGGACGTGTTTGTTGAACAGGACGGCCTGACCGGTGCCAAGCCGGTGGTCTACAACGTCTGCAACTTCACCAAGCCGGCCGCAGGCCAGCCGGCGCTGCTCAGCTTCGACGACGTCACCACGCTGTTCCATGAGTTCGGCCACGCGCTGCACGGCATGTTCTCCAACGTGAAGTACCCGTCGATCGCCGGCACCGCCACCTCGCGCGATTTCGTCGAGTTCCCCTCGCAGTTCAACGAACACTGGGCGCTGGACCCGAAGG
This genomic window contains:
- a CDS encoding lysophospholipid acyltransferase family protein yields the protein MPQVKPNAFLRWLARCTLRLGGWKVTGTLPDIPRLVFIIAPHSSNWDGLWGMAAKIALGMKVKVLGKASLFWWPLGPLLHRLGVIPLDRSAPQGTVGQAVDLLRNNEKMWFAITPEGTRKAVKDWKAGFLKIARMADVPVLAAYFHYPEKTIGIGPLFTPTGDDAADMAAIREFYRPWMGKTRGTV
- the dcp gene encoding peptidyl-dipeptidase Dcp, with the translated sequence MSRTVALAAAISLALAACSGKESTPVSEAQQTPAQQPADASTNPLLSASTLPFQAPQFDKIKDSDYLPAFEEGMRQHLADVRKIADNPEPATFDNTLVAMERSGETLTRVSRIFFGLVQADGTEARQKIQEEIAPKLAAHQDEINLDPKLFARVKSLYDQRDTLELDPVQKRLVEHYYDGLVRAGAQLSDADKASLRKLNVEETTLSTQFHTRLVAATAAAAVVVDDKAKLAGLDENAINTAANDASARKLDGKFLLPLQNTTQQPVLGSLSDRDQRAAVLKASETRAERGDANDTRQTVQRLAQLRAQKAKLLGFDTYADYNLGDQMAKTPAAALKLLTDTVPAATAKAREEAADIQKVIDAQNGGFKLAASDWDFYAEQVRKAKYDLDESQIKPYFELDNVLQNGVFYAATQLYGITFKPRTDIPTYNPDMKVYEVFDKDGTSLALFYTDYFKRDTKSGGAWMDVFVEQDGLTGAKPVVYNVCNFTKPAAGQPALLSFDDVTTLFHEFGHALHGMFSNVKYPSIAGTATSRDFVEFPSQFNEHWALDPKVFANYAKNYKTGEPMPQELVDKILKARSFNQGYATTEYLSAALLDLAWHTQKADAPLQDVGAFEASALKKFKVDLPQVPPRYRTTYFDHIWGGGYSAGYYAYFWAEVLDHDAFQWFTEHGGLTAANGQEFRDKILSRGNSVELSTLYRDFRGKDPSVEPLLKFRGLK
- a CDS encoding DUF2059 domain-containing protein, whose amino-acid sequence is MTRLVPALPARLRRVALLLALAACSSPVWAAPPTDSDINRLLAASRAQTMLDAALPQIEAMQQQQFQQATAQRQLTAQQQEQLQRIQARTNQTLRQALSWQQLRPMYVDLYKKTFSKEDVLAMAEFYESPAGQSLLDKTPALMQNVMVAIQTRMQPLITDLQKDLEAIVNEPEKK
- a CDS encoding pseudouridine synthase → MAPPYNPAVSTDTETAPETAPLQLLHLDERLAVVNKPAGLMVHDSKLARGEDDFLADRLREQLGRPIFLVHRLDRATSGCLLLAFDRDTASTLGKALMGGEVSKDYLAICRGWPAEEAWQVDHDLDGGPGKPVKKPSVTDFQRLAIGELCVPVGEFASSRYALLRCQPLTGRFRQIRRHLKHLSHHLIGDTSHGDGRHNRNFRMQGVHRMLLHAERLRFPHPDGGMLDVRAPVDAGFQKALDLFGWQVD
- the arfB gene encoding alternative ribosome rescue aminoacyl-tRNA hydrolase ArfB, whose translation is MGSGPVTISAQLEIPDGEIVERFVRASGAGGQNVNKVSTAVELRFDVAGSPSLPEPLRERLLARRDRRMTGEGVLVIDAQRFRTQDRNREDARERLAAFIQAGLNVPKPRKATKPSLGSKLRRLDAKRGRAQIKRGRSSRDWE